One window from the genome of Gavia stellata isolate bGavSte3 chromosome 10, bGavSte3.hap2, whole genome shotgun sequence encodes:
- the GPSM2 gene encoding G-protein-signaling modulator 2: protein MEESNVLISMREDRSFHVRYRMEASCLELALEGERLCKAGDCRAGVSFFEAAVQVGTEDLKTLSAIYSQLGNAYFYLHEYAKALEYHHHDLTLARTIGDLLGEAKASGNLGNTLKVLGNFEEAIVCCQRHLDISRELNDKVGEARALYNLGNVYHSKGKNVASAGTHDPGELPDDVKNALQKAANYYEENLTIVTELGDRAAQGRAFGNLGNTHYLLGNFRSAVLAHEQRLLIAKEFGDRSAERRAYSNLGNAYIFLGEFETASEYYKRTLQLARQLKDRAVEAQACYSLGNTYTLLQDYEKAIDYHLKHLVIAQELNDKIGEGRACWSLGNAYTALGNHDQAMHFAERHLEISREVGDRSGELTARLNLSDLQMVLGLSYSTNNSMMSESHVVDNSLNGTRPRVGRRHSMENMELMKLTPEKVQNWNSEILAKQKPLVAKPSAKLHFVNRLKGKKYKNGTASKVLQDTSNSIDHRLPNSQRKNSRETMADEGFFDLLSRFQSNRMDDQRCYFQEKNRFSAASVATSSTPPKTMRKSFSTSVVSPHTDEFLDLLASSQSRRLDDQRASFSNLPGLRLNQCSSQSVLGHLMASNNRELDDDFFDILVKCQGSRLDDQRCAPPSSAKGPTVPDEDFFSLILRSQAKRMDEQRVHLPSTIKGPNSS, encoded by the exons ATGGAGGAAAGTAATGTTTTGATAAGCATGCGTGAAGATCGTTCCTTTCATGTGCGATACAG GATGGAGGCTTCCTGCCTAGAGCTGGCTTTGGAAGGTGAGCGCCTGTGTAAAGCAGGAGATTGCCGAGCTGGTGTGTCTTTCTTTGAAGCAGCTGTTCAGGTTGGAactgaagatttaaaaacacTCAGTGCTATTTACAGCCAGTTAGGCAATGCCTATTTCTACTTGCATGAATATGCAAAGGCCTTGGAATACCATCACCATGATTTAACTCTTGCAAG gaCAATTGGAGATCTACTGGGAGAAGCTAAAGCTAGTGGGAATCTGGGCAACACCTTAAAGGTACTTGGGAATTTTGAAGAAGCTATTGTTTGTTGTCAAAGACATCTGGATATTTCCAGAGAGCTTAATGATAAG GTTGGAGAAGCAAGAGCACTCTATAATCTGGGAAATGTGTATCACTCTAAAGGGAAAAATGTAGCTAGTGCTGGGACTCATGATCCAGGGGAACTTCCAGATGATGtgaaaaatgctttacaaaaaGCTGCAAATTATTATGA GGAAAATCTGACAATAGTAACAGAGCTGGGTGATAGAGCAGCACAAGGACGTGCCTTTGGAAATCTGGGAAACACACACTATCTTCTTGGCAACTTCAGGAGTGCAGTTTTAGCGCATGAACAG cGTCTCCTAATTGCAAAAGAATTCGGTGATAGATCAGCGGAAAGAAGAGCGTACAGCAATCTTGGAAACGCCTACATATTCCTGGGTGAATTTGAAACTGCTTCTGAATACTACAA GAGGACGTTACAGCTGGCTCGACAGCTTAAAGACAGAGCTGTGGAAGCACAGGCCTGCTACAGCCTTGGGAACACATACACTTTGCTTCAAGACTATGAAAAAGCAATTGATTATCATTTGAAACACCTTGTGATTGCTCAGGAATTAAATGATAA aattggTGAAGGAAGAGCATGCTGGAGTTTAGGGAATGCATATACTGCTCTGGGAAATCATGACCAAGCTATGCATTTTGCAGAAAGGCACTTGGAGATTTCAAGAGAG GTAGGAGATAGAAGTGGGGAACTCACTGCTAGACTTAATCTCTCAGATCTTCAAATGGTTCTTGGATTAAGCTACAGCACAAACAACTCCATGATGTCAGAAAGCCATGTGGTAGATAACAGTTTGAATG GTACCAGGCCAAGAGTAGGACGTCGCCACAGTATGGAGAACATGGAACTTATGAAATTAACACCAGAAAAG gtTCAGAACTGGAACAGTGAGATTCTTGCTAAACAGAAACCACTGGTTGCCAAACCTTcagcaaaactgcattttgtaaATCGACTAAAAGGCAAAAAGTACAAAAACGGCACCGCTTCCAAAGTTTTGCAGGATACTAGTAATTCTATTGATCATCGACTTCCAAACTCTCAGAGG aaaaacagtCGAGAGACAATGGCAGATGAAGGGTTCTTTGATCTGCTGAGTCGCTTCCAGAGTAACAGGATGGATGATCAGAGATGCTATTTCCAAGAGAAGAACAGATTCTCAGCTGCTTCGGTGGCAACATCCTCTACTCCACCtaaaacaatgagaaaat CCTTTTCTACTTCTGTAGTCTCCCCCCACACAGATGAATTTCTAGACCTACTTGCTAGCTCACAGAGCCGCCGACTAGATGACCAGCGCGCTAGCTTTAGTAATCTGCCTGGACTTCGTCTTAATCAATGCAGCAGTCAGTCAGTCCTGGGTCACCTCATGGCAAGTAACAACAGAGAACTGGATGATGACTTCTTTGATATATTGGTAAAATGCCAG GGTTCCAGACTGGATGATCAAAGATGTGCTCCTCCATCATCTGCAAAAGGACCAACTGTACCAGATGAGGATTTTTTCAGCCTGATTTTACGATCACAAGCTAAGCGAATGGATGAACAAAGAGTCCATTTACCTTCAACTATAAAGGGACCAAATTCtagctga